The Desulfofundulus salinus genome includes the window ACTGGGCTGCTTTCGCCCTGCTTCGTAATGAGCGATCATACTTTGGCTTAAATGAAAAAGCTTTCCTAATGCTTCTTGAGAAAGGTTTTTTTTCTCTCGAAGCTCTCTTAACCTCTTACCAAAAATGGTCACAATAATCACCTATACAAATTCTAGTATTACCATTCGTCATGGTAAAGTCATATTACCATTAGAAATATTATTGTAAAAAGGCATTGACTAAATTACCCAAGGTAATTATAATTTAGACCAAGAGGGTATTACCTTGAGTCATAACAAAGGCAGGTGAAAAGATTTTGAAAAATGAACGATTGATAGATTTAAGAGTAAAAGCTGGTCTCACACAAGAACAAGTGGCTGAAGCGATAGGCATTTCTCAAAGTATGATTGCTCACATTGAGGCCGGAAGACGGGAACCAAGGAAACATATCAAAATTAGACTGGCAAAATTTTTCGGAGTGTCCGTGGAATGGCTTTTTTATGAGCAGTTTGATTACCTTAAGTCATGTTCAACGGGCACGTAAATAATACTTCTGTGAAAACATGGAATAACCTTCCAGAGAGCAAAGAAATATAGTCTCCTGTCCCCGGCCGCTGTAAAGATGGCGGCAAGGGAGAGGGGATTACCCTGACCCAGGAGCGCAGTGCAACGCAGTTAACCAGTTAACTAGACCCGGCGGAGGGAAAACGCCGGGAGGATGCACCAGCTAAAAATTATCGCTGAGGAGCCTAAACAACCTGCATCGCAGTGAATAAGAGGTGGACATGACCGGGGTGAATAAGAGGTGGACATGACCGGGCAGGAAACACGCACCTACTTCGCCAGCTTCTCCAGCCTTGCGACCCTGGCAACGAGATAACGGGTGTCTGTTTCGATGCTGTCCAGGCGTTCATCGAGGTGTTTTTGCAGTCGTTCGATCTGGTCGCCCCTCAATGCGAAACCGTCAAAGAGGGCACGCACCTTGTCGATAACTTCGTTTTCGAGGCGAAGCCCTAGCTTGTCCACCTTGTTGTCCACGTTGTCGAGGCGGGTTGCTAGATGGAGCTGGCCCTCTTCAAGAGAATCGAGACGTTTATTAATCTTTCCAAGCTGCTGAAGCACGAGGCTCTGGAATTCCTCATTGGTCATGGCTATTCTCCTTTCGCTTACGATTTGTGGCTTTTGGGGTTGTCAGTCCGGCCAAGCAAGAAATCGATGCTGACGTCAAAGAAGTCGGCGAGGCGGATGGCCGCGTCAAAGCTGATGGGTTGTTTGCAGTTTTCTATGTCACTCAGCGAACTTTTACGCATACCGATGGCTTGACCAACTTGCTCAAGGGTGAGATTGTTAGCTTTCCTTAATTGCCTGAGTCGCGCCGAAAAAACTTTGGAAATCATGGAACAACCTCTTGACAGTTCGGATATCCCGAACTACAATAAAGTTAGGGTGGTTCGGAATATCCGAACTAACTGGAGTGGTACTATGGGACTTCGTCATAATCTCATTAAAGCTAGAACAAATAAAAATCTAAAACAGGTAGATGTAGCAAGATATCTCGGTTTGGCTAAATCAACTTATTGCGAAATCGAGCATGGCCACCATAATCCCTCCTGGGAGGTGGCCCAGCGCCTGGAGAAATTCTTCGGTATTCCCGTCGGCGAGTTGCTGGCGATAAGCCGGGACGAAACCGGACCCGGTGGAGAATGAAACCGACCTATTTGGCCCGCTTTAATTCCTGGATTACAAACTCTTGCTGAGCTGTTTTTCTCACCAGGTAGTTGATGTCCAGAGCTATAGCATCCAGGCGTTCATCGAGGTGTTTCCTTAAGTTCTCAATTTCATCGCCTCTAAGGTTGTAACCGTCGAAGAGGGCGCGGATCTTGTCGGTAATTTCGTTTTCGATAAGGGCTTCCATTCGTTCCATGCGCCCGGAGAGCTCCTGCTGGCCCTGCTCCAGGTCGCCGATGCGCTGCTCCATGTTGCCGACGCGTTGCTCTATATTGCCGACACGCTGATTCAGGGCCTTCAGTTCAACAAGGATTTCTTTCAACAGTTGCTCTGACACGGATTATTCCCCTCCCGTTTGATTTTCTTTCACCATCTCCTTCATGACGGAGATGATCAATTCGCGTTGCAAAGGGGTAAGTTTTCGAGCTACGTCTATCATCTGGCGGATGTCCGGCGGCAGCTCCGGGGCCTGGTCGGCGAAAAACTCGGCCAGGGTGATGCCCAGGGCGGAGCAGATTTTTTCGAGGGTTTCAATAGATGGGACTTTAATTCCGCGTTCTATCTCACTGATGAACGGCTGTGAAAGTCCCGTTTGTTGCGATATGTTAAGTAACTTTTGATTGTTTGCTTTTCTAATCTCCCTGATTCTTCGGCCTATATCCATAAGAATATATTCCCTTCGTTAGCTATGAGCTAATTTTATCAACTCAACGACTCAGAAAGCAAAGAGCTTTTGTTAGCTAATGGTTAAATTTTTATTGACGAAAACTTAGCTGTTAGCTAAACTTATAACAAAGGGAGTGAGCCGCGTGTTAAAAAATGGTATCAGCTTTAAGATAAAAACACTAAGGGAGTCAAGAGGCGTAAGCCAAGTAAAGCTGGCAAGTGACAGCAAAATTACGGCAGCTTACCTCTGTGAGCTAGAAAGTGGTGTCAAGACAAATCCGAGCATTGATGTACTATCCCGGATTGCCGCCGCCCTGGGGGTAACCGTAGCCGAATTGCTGGACGAGCAACAGGCAAAGGCAGCGGGAGAGTGACTCAAAACAATATTTCTGTGAAAACATGGAATAACCTTCCAGAGAGCAAAACAAATTCTTGGCTCTCGAAAGAAGCGTTATCTCCTGTCCCGGACCGCCGGCAATGTGGCGGCGCGGGAGAGGGGATGGTGCGGCTACGATAACTACTTAGCCCTTAATTTTACGATCATATTGGCCAGGGCCTCCACCTGCTCCCGGTTCAGGTCCCGGGCGGCATCAATCAAGGGGCGAAGGTGGGGAGGGATCGGCGTGACGAAAGCACCCTCTGCAAAAAACTCGGGTAAGGTTATCCCCAGAATGGTACAAAATCGTTCAAGGGTTGAAAGGGGAATCTCGTTCTGACCCTTTTCGTAACGGGACACCTGGGCCTGGCTTACGCCAAGCAGTTCGCCGAGCTCACTGGCCGTCAGGCCGTACCTTTTTCGAAGCTCTCTAATCCTTTCTCCTACATTCATGAATTCTACCTCGGGATGATATACGGATTACGTATAATATTATCTCTGAAATATTATCGCCTAATAGTTGAATTTGCAAACACGCAATTCGTATAAAATATGTTGACTAAAATACGTATAACGAATATAATAAATCTGGAGGTTAAAATGCCATGGTCCCGGTAGGAAGCAAAATACGTATGTTGCGCCAAAAAAGCAAGCTGACCCAGGCGGAACTGGCTGCCAAACTGGGCATTTCCCAGGCCGAGGTAAGCCGTATGGAGCGCGGACGTACTGCCGTAACGGTTCAAGACCTTTATAAAATTTCCTCAGCACTTGACGTACCCGTAACCGCCCTGTTGGACGAAGCTGACTTCCATAAAGCTTGATTACTTTTAGTTCTCCCGGTAAACAGATTTTTCCTGCAGACACGAAATTGTAAAGTTATGAGGAAATGTCTCTGTTTTCATTAATTACGCATTATCTCCTGTCCCTGGCCGTCAAGCTCTTGACGGCATGGGAGAGGGGATAATCCGGAAGCCCCTCTGCAAGTCCTGCCGCATCGCCTCCTGATACAGTGGCCCGTAGGGGCGTGGGAGAGTGGTTGCGGCAGTAAAACCAGGGGTGCAGCGCAACGCAGTCCACTTGACCCGGCCGGCGGGGGGTGAAACCGCCGGGAGGACGACGACGGTCCGGGAAACAGTCGTACCCGCCAGCGAGGGTTAAACCTGGGGGAAGGCGGCCGCCCTAAAGAGCCGCGCCCGCGGCGGGGATGGCGTCCCGTCCGGGTAAAGCCCTCCACAGACGTGCAGGCTGGTGCACGAATTCTGTGGCGATGTTCCTTGACATAGCCCTTCCCCCCAGCGGCGGTTCGGCCCTGCCGAGCAGGCACCGCGGCGCAGTCGGTTGCCGCCGGGCCACCGGATCGAAAAACGGGGACCCCTGTGGGGATAACTGGGAGTATTCTGCGCGACGGTGCATCCCGTAACCCTGAAACCAGGGAGCCGTGCGAGGGGGCTGCTTTCCCCATTCCCGTTTGGCGCACCCCGGGCGGGAAAGTGTGAGGGCGGTCTGCTCCACGGTGCGTGAGCTCAGCTCCGGGCAAGGTACCGTACCGGCGCGAATTACCGCTGCCTCCACGTGGCGCGCCGGGGGCGCACGCATGCTCTCTTTCTGCGTGCGGCGAAAAGCGGGAGAAAGGGTGGGTCTTTTGTCTTTGAGCGAACTGAGAAGATATGCCTGGGAATACCGGCGGCAGTCAACCCCGGGAGCCAGGCGAGAAATCATAAGGATTGTGTGGAGACATGAGAAGGCGGAAGGACTGCGGCTGCTGGCCGGGATGCTGGGTGTTACATATGATTCTTTATACAGTGAAGGGGACATAAGGGAATTCAAGAGGCAACGGAATATGGCACGGCGGCAACGATCAGCCAGGAAAACCGGGAACATAAATGCTAAGGACGTTTCAAGACTGGCCGCGGCGGAGGCCGGCGGGGGTACAATCGCGAATTGTGGTGGAAAGCGGACGAAGTGGAAGAACAGCTCCGGCCGCATAAAGAGTGCAGCCGTAGGGCAGGCATGGAACGCAAAGCTGGGGGGACTGGGTTAGGGTATGGCAGATCTTCAATATTAAGATGAGTTAAAATGAGTCAAATTTTTTCAATTAGGAGTCCCCCATGCCGCTAATATGCGGCACCACGAAGGATGAAAATGGTTAGGAAGCGAACTTCTGGTGTACCAGCCCTAGGGTACAAGGTTACTCTGGAGAAGAAAGAGGATGAGACTGCGGCTTAGGGTAAAGTAGATTTTCGAAGGAGGGTTGTACTTTTTCAAAAGGTGCAAAGCAGGTCGCACATGTCGTTGAAGGTAAGGGGTTTCGATGATAACGAATTCCTCTACCTTCTCGATGGATAACTTGCTGTTCCTAAACGTTTCATGGAGTAGAGAAGCAAGAGTTCGATGGTGAATCTCATCTCCATCAAATATGGATAATTGGCCAGTGTATTTAAGGTTCTCGTAAGCCGAAAAGCAAAAGTAACCGCTTTGATCTACCTTCCACATAGCATTTTTCATTTCTTTTAATCCTTCGATGCGATTTGTAGCAAAAAAGAGAAAATATTTTGTTCGGTTATTTTTATCCCGAATTTCAAGAGAACGTACGAATCGAGCACCGGCAATTTCTTTTAATTGGCGGAGATAAAGGTTGGTCAAGAAATCCCTTCGTTTTTCAGACTCATTTATGGAGAGGGCTTTTTTCCATTCATCAGTGTCGAACAAGAGATTAGTCTTAGGTTCGTGTGTTTCACACCATCTGTTAACGGCGTCATACATGAAGTTAAACAAAACTTCACAGCTCTGGTATTGGAGAATTTTAGCTATTAACTCTAAAGGTACGCCGGAAATTCCAAATGGATCAATAAAGACAAATGACGGTGCCAGTCTTTTCCCTTGCTTTTTTAGCTCGGAAAGAACTTGTTCCATGACATTTTCAAAGGAAGTGGGAATCACTTCGTAAAAGATTCTCTTCCTCTTCAATGCTGCACTGGGGAATCTTTCCTGGCATAAACTTTTTAGGAATGTAGCTCTTTCTTTATCGCTTTCAATAAAAAACATTCTGATTTCGGCCTTAAAATTGCGTTGAAGGGAATGTTCGGAGGCTATCCGGAGTGCAATTAATGGAGAACCTTCTTCACCAGTACTGTATAGCCCAGGTCCGGCAAAGCCATCGATATATAGTATCCTGGAAAAAGATTGTCCCAGGATCGGAAACCATGCTTTAAGATATTCCCGAAGCACAGTATGTTTCGCTCTTGAGTGTTCCTTAAGAGGCCAAATAATATTTTTCATTGAAAAACCTCCCCGGTTGATGTTACTGCTAATATTCGTCTTTTTTGGTAAAATCCCTCCTTTATCAAGATAATGTTAAGACTTTTTACTTGCGCCAAACAAGGGGGAACTGTAGTTGGGGCTGGATGGGTTCGTTGAGTACTTGAAGAACCGGAATTGTTCTTCAAAAACCATAACAGCATATACAGGGGCCCTGCGCTGCTTTATGAAATGGCTGGAGGATACGACCGGTTCTCCATTCGACCCGGCTTCCGTTACGCCGCTGGACGTGGCCGACTATCGCCGGTACCTGCTGAACGGGAACCGCAGGCCGGCCACAGTGAACCTTCACCTGGATGCCCTGTCGTCCTTTTTTTCGTGGGCTGCGTCCAGCGGCGTGGTCCCTTCCGACCCGACGGAAGATATCAGGAGGGTGCCGGAGCAGCGCGGGGCTCCCAGGTGGCTCACGAGGCAGGAGTTAGGGGCGCTGGTGAGGGCCGTGCAGAAGTACGGCATTCCCAGGGACCGGGCACTGCTGGCGATTCTGCTTCATACCGGCCTGCGGGTCTCCGAGGCGGTATCACTGCATGTTGAGGACCTGGTGATCCGGGAACGTTCAGGCTGGGTGACGGTCCGTGAGGGCAAGGGTGAAAAACGCAGGGAAGTGCCGTTGAACGTCACGGCCCGGAGAATAATCCAGGAGTGGCTTACCGTCCATCCCGGCGGCGACTGGCTCTTTCCCGGGCGAAAGGGACACATGACTGCCCGGGCTGCCGAAAAGATCCTGGAGAAGTACGCCCGGCTGGCGGGGGTGGAGGTTACGCCTCACCAGTTGAGGCACACCTTCTGCAAGATGTTGGTGGACGCGGGGGAGAGCCTGGACCGGGTGGCGGTTTTAGCGGGTCATTCTAATTTGAACACGACAGCGCGGTACACCAGGCCCGGAGTGCAGGACCTGGAGAAGGCCGTGGAGAAACTGAGCTGGGAGTAGGGGGCGCGTGTCCCCTATTTTTTATGGAAGCTGCCGTTTTCGGGAGGGGCGGCGGGGCGGTTTGACCTCCCGGTTTTGCGGCCCGCGGAAACGCGGGCTTTTGTTGTTGATTATTATCTTGTAAAGCCACCGGAGAGGGTTGCCTTAATGCTGAATGAAGGGATGTTTTCTTCGCGAACCGGGGAATGGGAAACTCCGCAAACCTTCTTTGAGGCGCTGAATGCCGAATTTCGTTTCACCCTGGATGTTTGCGCCCGTCCGGAAAACGCCAAATGTCTGCGATATTTCACGCCCGAACAGAACGGCCTTTTGCAACCATGGGCACCGGAAACCTGTTGGATGAACCCGCCCTATGGCCGCGAAATCGGGCGTTGGGTAGAAAAGGCGTACAACGAAGCCCGGAGAGGCGCTGTCGTAGTGGCCTTGCTTCCGGCCCGGACGGACACGCGGTGGTGGCACCGGTACGTCATGCGGGCTGCGGAGATCAGGTTCGTTAAAGGCCGGTTAAAATTCGGTGGTGCGGAGAACAGCGCACCATTTCCATCGGCGGTGGTGGTGTTTACTCCGGGGAAAACAG containing:
- a CDS encoding tyrosine-type recombinase/integrase translates to MGLDGFVEYLKNRNCSSKTITAYTGALRCFMKWLEDTTGSPFDPASVTPLDVADYRRYLLNGNRRPATVNLHLDALSSFFSWAASSGVVPSDPTEDIRRVPEQRGAPRWLTRQELGALVRAVQKYGIPRDRALLAILLHTGLRVSEAVSLHVEDLVIRERSGWVTVREGKGEKRREVPLNVTARRIIQEWLTVHPGGDWLFPGRKGHMTARAAEKILEKYARLAGVEVTPHQLRHTFCKMLVDAGESLDRVAVLAGHSNLNTTARYTRPGVQDLEKAVEKLSWE
- a CDS encoding helix-turn-helix domain-containing protein, which encodes MLKNGISFKIKTLRESRGVSQVKLASDSKITAAYLCELESGVKTNPSIDVLSRIAAALGVTVAELLDEQQAKAAGE
- a CDS encoding helix-turn-helix domain-containing protein → MNVGERIRELRKRYGLTASELGELLGVSQAQVSRYEKGQNEIPLSTLERFCTILGITLPEFFAEGAFVTPIPPHLRPLIDAARDLNREQVEALANMIVKLRAK
- a CDS encoding helix-turn-helix domain-containing protein; translation: MVPVGSKIRMLRQKSKLTQAELAAKLGISQAEVSRMERGRTAVTVQDLYKISSALDVPVTALLDEADFHKA
- a CDS encoding three-Cys-motif partner protein TcmP; translation: MKNIIWPLKEHSRAKHTVLREYLKAWFPILGQSFSRILYIDGFAGPGLYSTGEEGSPLIALRIASEHSLQRNFKAEIRMFFIESDKERATFLKSLCQERFPSAALKRKRIFYEVIPTSFENVMEQVLSELKKQGKRLAPSFVFIDPFGISGVPLELIAKILQYQSCEVLFNFMYDAVNRWCETHEPKTNLLFDTDEWKKALSINESEKRRDFLTNLYLRQLKEIAGARFVRSLEIRDKNNRTKYFLFFATNRIEGLKEMKNAMWKVDQSGYFCFSAYENLKYTGQLSIFDGDEIHHRTLASLLHETFRNSKLSIEKVEEFVIIETPYLQRHVRPALHLLKKYNPPSKIYFTLSRSLILFLLQSNLVP
- a CDS encoding helix-turn-helix domain-containing protein, with protein sequence MDIGRRIREIRKANNQKLLNISQQTGLSQPFISEIERGIKVPSIETLEKICSALGITLAEFFADQAPELPPDIRQMIDVARKLTPLQRELIISVMKEMVKENQTGGE
- a CDS encoding DNA N-6-adenine-methyltransferase, whose product is MLNEGMFSSRTGEWETPQTFFEALNAEFRFTLDVCARPENAKCLRYFTPEQNGLLQPWAPETCWMNPPYGREIGRWVEKAYNEARRGAVVVALLPARTDTRWWHRYVMRAAEIRFVKGRLKFGGAENSAPFPSAVVVFTPGKTASDGPVVRTMRVK
- a CDS encoding helix-turn-helix domain-containing protein, with translation MISKVFSARLRQLRKANNLTLEQVGQAIGMRKSSLSDIENCKQPISFDAAIRLADFFDVSIDFLLGRTDNPKSHKS
- a CDS encoding helix-turn-helix transcriptional regulator — its product is MKNERLIDLRVKAGLTQEQVAEAIGISQSMIAHIEAGRREPRKHIKIRLAKFFGVSVEWLFYEQFDYLKSCSTGT
- a CDS encoding helix-turn-helix transcriptional regulator, which gives rise to MGLRHNLIKARTNKNLKQVDVARYLGLAKSTYCEIEHGHHNPSWEVAQRLEKFFGIPVGELLAISRDETGPGGE